In Fusobacterium canifelinum, a genomic segment contains:
- the glyS gene encoding glycine--tRNA ligase subunit beta encodes MELLFEIGMEEIPARFLNQALEDLKANFEKKLKNNRIKFDGVRTYGTPRRLVLVADKVAEMQEDLDELNIGPSRERAYKDGALTKAGEGFLKAHKIEEDQVEIIKNDKGEYIAFKRFSKGKPTETILPEILKALVLEETFQKSMRWSDKTIRFARPIEWLLALYGGKVVDFEIEGIKSSNKSKGHRFFGKEFEVSSVEDYLKKIKENNVIIDISERRKMIEEMISKSLLEDEKADVDEALLDEVTNLVEHPFAIVGTFSEEFLEVPQEVLIISMKVHQRYFPILNKKGKLLPKFIVIRNGIDFSENVKKGNEKVLSARLADARFFYYEDLKTPLDTNVEKLKTVVFQKDLGTIYAKVKRCEKIAEFLVGKLKYNYMKEDILRTVKLAKADLVSNMINEKEFTKLQGFMGENYALKAGEEIGVALGIKEHYYPRFQGDLLPSGIEGIITGISDRIDTLVGCFGVGLIPTGSKDPFALRRTALGIVNIIINANLDISLKDLVKVSLDALEEDKVLKTDRAKVEADVLDFLKQRIINVFTDMKYRKDVILAVLDKDADNITTALEIVKVITEKLSKDKMQALLQAVKRVFNIMKGSKDVTIKEKLFKTDIEKTLYTESKKVEEEVEKAIKEKEYADYFEKLFTLVPTIDKYFETVIVMDEDKNVRDNRIAQLTYIMNLFGKIAILNKLD; translated from the coding sequence GTGGAATTATTATTTGAAATAGGAATGGAAGAAATACCTGCAAGATTTTTAAATCAAGCATTAGAAGATTTAAAGGCTAATTTTGAAAAAAAATTAAAAAATAATAGAATAAAATTTGATGGAGTAAGAACTTATGGAACGCCTAGAAGACTTGTTTTAGTTGCTGATAAAGTGGCAGAAATGCAAGAAGACTTAGATGAGTTAAATATAGGACCATCAAGAGAAAGAGCTTATAAAGATGGAGCTTTAACTAAAGCTGGAGAAGGTTTTTTAAAAGCACATAAAATAGAAGAAGACCAAGTTGAAATAATTAAAAATGATAAGGGAGAATATATAGCATTCAAAAGATTTTCAAAAGGAAAACCTACTGAGACTATTCTTCCAGAAATTTTAAAAGCTTTAGTTTTAGAAGAAACATTTCAAAAATCAATGAGATGGTCAGATAAAACAATTAGATTTGCAAGACCTATTGAATGGTTGTTAGCACTATATGGTGGTAAAGTAGTAGATTTTGAAATTGAAGGAATAAAGAGCTCTAATAAATCTAAGGGACATAGATTCTTTGGAAAAGAATTTGAAGTATCTTCTGTTGAAGATTATTTAAAGAAAATAAAAGAAAATAATGTAATTATTGATATTTCTGAAAGAAGAAAAATGATAGAAGAAATGATTAGTAAATCATTATTAGAAGATGAAAAAGCAGATGTAGATGAGGCTTTATTAGATGAAGTTACTAACTTAGTTGAACATCCATTTGCAATAGTTGGAACTTTCTCAGAAGAGTTCTTAGAAGTTCCACAAGAAGTTTTAATAATATCTATGAAAGTTCATCAAAGATATTTCCCGATTTTAAATAAAAAAGGAAAGCTACTTCCTAAATTTATAGTTATTAGAAATGGTATTGATTTTTCTGAAAATGTTAAAAAAGGTAATGAAAAAGTTTTATCTGCAAGACTTGCAGATGCTAGATTCTTCTATTATGAAGATTTAAAAACTCCATTAGACACTAATGTAGAAAAATTAAAAACAGTTGTATTCCAAAAAGATTTAGGAACTATTTATGCTAAAGTAAAAAGATGTGAAAAAATAGCTGAATTCTTAGTAGGAAAATTAAAATATAACTATATGAAAGAAGATATTTTAAGAACAGTAAAACTTGCTAAGGCAGACTTAGTTTCAAATATGATAAATGAAAAGGAATTCACAAAACTTCAAGGATTTATGGGAGAAAACTATGCTTTGAAGGCTGGTGAAGAAATAGGAGTTGCTCTAGGTATAAAAGAACACTATTACCCTAGATTCCAAGGAGATTTATTACCAAGTGGAATAGAAGGAATTATAACAGGAATTTCTGATAGAATAGATACATTAGTTGGTTGTTTTGGAGTAGGTTTAATCCCTACTGGTTCTAAGGATCCATTTGCTTTAAGAAGAACAGCTTTAGGTATTGTAAATATCATTATAAATGCAAATCTTGATATTTCATTAAAAGATTTAGTAAAAGTTTCATTAGATGCTTTAGAAGAAGATAAGGTTCTAAAAACAGATAGAGCAAAAGTTGAAGCTGATGTATTAGACTTCTTAAAACAAAGAATTATAAATGTATTTACAGATATGAAATACAGAAAAGATGTAATCTTAGCAGTTTTAGATAAAGATGCAGATAATATCACAACAGCTTTAGAAATAGTAAAAGTAATAACTGAAAAATTATCTAAGGATAAAATGCAAGCTCTTTTACAAGCTGTTAAGAGAGTATTTAACATAATGAAGGGTAGCAAAGATGTTACTATAAAAGAAAAATTATTCAAAACTGATATAGAAAAAACATTGTATACAGAATCAAAGAAAGTTGAAGAAGAAGTAGAAAAGGCTATAAAAGAAAAAGAATATGCTGATTACTTTGAAAAACTATTCACATTAGTTCCTACTATTGATAAGTACTTTGAAACTGTTATAGTAATGGATGAAGATAAAAATGTAAGAGATAATAGAATAGCTCAACTAACTTATATTATGAATTTATTTGGAAAAATAGCTATTTTAAATAAGTTAGATTAA
- a CDS encoding DNA methyltransferase, with protein sequence MINDSKRCNNLSGKEWLQNSFSIWRNLIKTKEEKDLKHPASYPVSLCEKLIKTFSKSDSIIIDPFNGIGSSLVAAHNLGYKAVGIDLSEEFCEIAEQRIKNDKNIKVINGDSFNELDKFEENTFDLCITSPPYWDILNMKRSVDGKENINYSKKKNDIGNITEYQNFICELGKLFFKVNRVLKSGAYCLVNVMDIRKKSEFYPLHSDLAIELQKHGYIFDDIIIWDRQQDYNNMKPLGYPYKYRINKVHEYILIFIKK encoded by the coding sequence GTGATTAATGATAGTAAAAGATGTAATAATTTAAGTGGAAAAGAATGGCTTCAGAATTCTTTTAGTATATGGAGAAATCTAATAAAAACCAAAGAAGAAAAAGACTTGAAACACCCTGCTTCATATCCAGTTTCTTTATGTGAAAAATTAATAAAAACATTTTCAAAAAGTGATTCAATAATAATAGATCCATTTAATGGAATTGGCTCAAGTCTTGTTGCAGCACATAATTTAGGATACAAAGCTGTAGGCATAGATTTATCAGAAGAATTCTGTGAAATTGCAGAACAAAGAATTAAAAATGATAAGAATATAAAAGTTATTAATGGAGATAGCTTTAATGAATTAGATAAATTTGAAGAAAATACTTTTGATTTATGTATAACATCACCACCATATTGGGATATTTTAAATATGAAAAGAAGTGTTGATGGTAAAGAAAATATTAATTATTCTAAAAAGAAAAATGATATAGGAAATATAACAGAATATCAAAATTTTATATGTGAATTAGGAAAGCTTTTTTTTAAAGTAAATCGAGTTTTGAAGTCAGGGGCTTATTGCTTAGTAAATGTTATGGATATTAGAAAGAAGAGTGAGTTTTATCCACTTCATAGTGATTTAGCAATTGAATTACAAAAACATGGCTATATATTTGATGATATTATTATATGGGATAGACAACAGGATTATAATAATATGAAACCATTGGGCTATCCTTATAAATATAGAATAAATAAAGTGCATGAATATATATTAATTTTTATAAAGAAATAA
- the glyQ gene encoding glycine--tRNA ligase subunit alpha has translation MTFQEIIFSLQQFWSSKGCIIGNPYDIEKGAGTFNPNTFLMSLGPEPWNVAYVEPSRRPKDGRYGDNPNRVYQHHQFQVIMKPSPTNIQELYLESLRVLGIEPEKHDIRFVEDDWESPTLGAWGLGWEVWLDGMEITQFTYFQQVGGLELDVIPVEITYGLERLALYIQNKENVYDLEWTKGVKYGDMRYQFEFENSKYSFELATLDKHFKWFDEYEEEAKKILDQGLVLPAYDYVLKCSHAFNVLDSRGAISTTERMGYILRVRNLARRCAEVFVENRKALGYPLLNKK, from the coding sequence ATGACATTTCAAGAAATAATTTTTTCTTTACAACAATTTTGGAGTTCTAAGGGTTGCATAATTGGTAACCCTTATGATATAGAAAAAGGAGCAGGTACATTCAATCCAAATACATTTTTAATGTCTTTAGGACCTGAACCTTGGAATGTGGCTTATGTAGAGCCATCAAGAAGACCAAAAGATGGAAGATATGGAGATAACCCTAATAGAGTTTATCAACATCATCAATTTCAAGTAATAATGAAACCATCTCCAACTAATATTCAAGAATTATATCTTGAAAGTTTAAGAGTCCTGGGAATAGAACCTGAAAAACATGATATAAGATTTGTTGAAGATGACTGGGAATCTCCTACTCTTGGAGCTTGGGGACTTGGTTGGGAAGTATGGTTAGATGGAATGGAAATAACTCAATTTACTTATTTTCAACAAGTTGGAGGATTAGAATTAGATGTAATCCCTGTTGAAATCACTTATGGTTTAGAAAGACTTGCACTATATATTCAAAACAAAGAAAATGTATATGATTTAGAATGGACTAAGGGTGTAAAATATGGAGATATGAGATACCAATTTGAATTTGAAAACTCAAAATATTCTTTTGAACTTGCTACTTTAGATAAACATTTTAAATGGTTTGATGAGTATGAAGAAGAAGCTAAAAAAATCTTGGATCAAGGTTTAGTTTTACCAGCTTATGACTATGTTTTAAAATGTTCTCATGCTTTTAACGTTTTAGATTCAAGAGGAGCTATTTCAACAACTGAAAGAATGGGATATATTTTAAGAGTTAGAAACTTAGCTAGAAGATGTGCAGAAGTATTTGTGGAAAATAGAAAGGCATTGGGTTACCCTCTTTTAAATAAAAAATAA
- a CDS encoding HsdM family class I SAM-dependent methyltransferase, whose amino-acid sequence MDLNNYSLVSKNYEKSLDLEYKKNKGIFYTDVELANRIIDFLDIPKDCVILDPCCGTGNFLVAARNRGYQKTYGADIDKKAISLSKKNTNVTNLKVIDTLANKANYVLNKLKLKEQVDVIVGNPPYAPIVKDIIIDTSDYLFLREVKDSGSNLFIAALYRAFDLVKESGIISYVIPKNFLHVSSYKILRKMILSEKQIISIVDIGKKFKNVRGEQIILTLRNKFLKNNNIHIYGYENNKIIKKLEVPQNFYKDEILLFGNEEDFSIFKKLEGAYQKFSDICTGYVGRGRSKSDTAIIGKDIRKFSFKNIEVPKKGNRVFIQNIYSAESGIIASFAGELEAAETVTIFTDGDEKMCRYILGFLHSRLCNYYLLKFCFNNSKLTMHTDAKYLKKLPLVKDSKTFLKVISIVKSLEKIDYMSEEWFEMLESLNNLIYKIYGIDENEKNYIDFQMKSIQSKRWNSD is encoded by the coding sequence ATGGATTTAAATAATTATTCTTTAGTAAGTAAAAATTATGAAAAATCCCTTGATTTAGAGTATAAAAAAAATAAAGGGATCTTTTATACAGATGTAGAGTTAGCAAATAGAATAATTGATTTTTTAGATATACCGAAAGACTGTGTAATTTTAGATCCATGTTGTGGAACAGGGAATTTTTTGGTTGCAGCTAGAAATCGAGGTTATCAAAAGACATATGGAGCTGATATTGATAAAAAAGCTATTTCCTTATCTAAAAAGAATACAAATGTAACTAATTTAAAAGTTATAGATACTCTTGCGAATAAAGCTAATTATGTTCTAAATAAATTAAAATTAAAAGAACAAGTAGATGTTATCGTAGGCAATCCCCCTTATGCACCTATTGTAAAAGATATTATAATTGATACTTCTGATTATTTGTTTTTAAGAGAGGTAAAAGACTCAGGAAGTAATTTATTTATCGCGGCATTGTATAGGGCATTTGATTTGGTAAAAGAAAGTGGAATTATATCTTATGTAATACCTAAAAACTTTTTACATGTGTCATCTTATAAAATATTAAGAAAGATGATATTAAGTGAAAAGCAAATAATTTCAATCGTAGACATAGGGAAAAAATTTAAAAATGTTAGAGGAGAGCAAATTATACTGACATTAAGGAATAAATTTTTAAAAAATAATAATATTCACATATATGGATATGAAAATAACAAAATTATAAAAAAACTTGAAGTACCTCAAAATTTTTATAAAGATGAAATTTTATTATTTGGAAATGAAGAAGACTTTTCAATTTTTAAAAAGCTAGAAGGAGCATACCAAAAATTTAGTGATATATGTACGGGCTATGTTGGTAGAGGTAGATCTAAGTCAGATACAGCAATAATAGGCAAAGATATTAGAAAATTTTCATTTAAAAATATTGAAGTACCTAAAAAAGGGAATAGGGTATTTATACAAAATATTTATAGTGCAGAATCTGGTATTATAGCTAGTTTTGCTGGTGAGTTAGAAGCTGCAGAAACTGTAACTATTTTTACTGATGGCGATGAAAAAATGTGTAGGTATATACTTGGATTTTTACACTCAAGGTTATGTAATTATTATTTACTTAAGTTTTGTTTTAATAATTCAAAACTTACAATGCATACAGATGCTAAATATTTAAAAAAATTACCATTAGTTAAAGATTCCAAAACATTTTTAAAAGTGATTAGCATTGTAAAATCTTTAGAAAAAATTGATTATATGAGTGAAGAATGGTTTGAGATGCTTGAGTCATTGAATAATTTAATATATAAAATTTATGGTATTGATGAAAATGAAAAAAATTATATAGATTTTCAAATGAAAAGCATTCAATCTAAGAGGTGGAATAGTGATTAA
- the lspA gene encoding signal peptidase II produces MIYIFLFLILLIIDQYSKFIVDSTLSVGETVPVIDGFFNLTYVQNRGVAFGLFQGKIDIVSILAIVAIGLILFYFCKNFKKISFLERIAYTMIFAGALGNMIDRLFRAYVIDMLDFRGIWSFIFNFADVWINIGVILIIIEHVFFNRKKRVK; encoded by the coding sequence ATGATTTATATATTCTTGTTCTTAATATTACTTATAATAGACCAGTACTCAAAGTTTATAGTAGATAGTACTCTATCTGTCGGAGAAACAGTACCTGTGATAGATGGTTTTTTCAATCTAACTTATGTACAAAATAGAGGAGTTGCTTTTGGTCTATTTCAAGGTAAGATAGACATAGTAAGTATTTTAGCAATAGTTGCAATAGGATTAATTTTATTCTATTTCTGTAAAAATTTTAAAAAGATAAGTTTTTTAGAAAGAATAGCTTATACTATGATATTTGCAGGAGCATTAGGAAATATGATAGATAGATTATTTAGAGCTTATGTAATAGATATGCTAGATTTTAGAGGTATTTGGTCTTTTATATTTAACTTTGCAGATGTTTGGATAAATATAGGTGTAATTTTGATAATAATAGAACATGTATTTTTCAATAGAAAAAAGAGGGTGAAATAA
- the folE gene encoding GTP cyclohydrolase I FolE, producing MDSKRIENAFIEVVEALEDVEYKKELKDTPKRIADSYKEIFYGIGVDPKEVLTRTFEINNNELIIEKNIDFYSMCEHHFLPFFGTICIAYIPNKKIFGFGDILRLIEILSRRPQLQERLTEEIARYIYEILDCQGVYVVIEAKHLCMTMRGQKKENTKILTTSAKGIFETDINKKMEVLTLLK from the coding sequence ATGGACTCAAAGAGGATAGAAAATGCATTTATTGAAGTTGTAGAGGCTTTGGAGGATGTAGAATACAAGAAAGAATTAAAGGATACACCTAAAAGAATAGCAGATAGCTATAAGGAAATCTTTTATGGAATAGGTGTTGACCCCAAAGAAGTTTTAACAAGAACTTTTGAAATCAATAATAATGAGCTTATTATTGAGAAAAATATAGACTTCTACTCTATGTGTGAACACCATTTTCTACCTTTTTTTGGGACTATTTGTATAGCTTATATACCAAATAAAAAGATTTTTGGTTTTGGTGATATATTAAGGCTTATAGAAATTTTATCAAGAAGACCTCAGTTGCAAGAAAGACTTACAGAAGAAATAGCAAGATATATTTATGAAATATTAGATTGTCAAGGTGTCTATGTAGTTATTGAAGCAAAACATTTATGTATGACTATGAGAGGTCAGAAAAAAGAGAATACTAAGATTTTGACAACTTCTGCAAAAGGTATATTTGAAACTGATATAAATAAAAAAATGGAAGTTTTGACACTATTAAAATAA